A window of the Lolium perenne isolate Kyuss_39 chromosome 7, Kyuss_2.0, whole genome shotgun sequence genome harbors these coding sequences:
- the LOC127321334 gene encoding uncharacterized protein, producing MATQSIDLSVERLRPRDRKPYRRGITQLPSLKSWRYRHVVLVPYGRSSFQFEDPTQRPPRGYSNILGGLLRWYFPGIVNFPTGGCDVAWRWAHYSLAEDPLGRGTAADMVVAKFWKYFKRAEGKENACDDVLHQLARKRVTGMHYEARIQCVRDWHADRFVHMSKEDARDTLMQPWQYLQVFAFMCY from the exons atggcgacacaAAGCATcgatctat ctgtggagaggctgaggccacgtgataggaagccatatcggcgtgggataacacagctccccTCGCTGAAGAGCTGGCGCTACAGGCACGTTGTTCTTgtgccctatggaaggag ctcgttccagtttgaagacccgacgcagagaccgccacgtgggtactcgaacatccttgggggcctacttagatggtatttccctgggatagtcaatttccctactggtggctgcgacgtagcttggaggtgggcgcactacagcctcgcggaagatcctcttggccgcggcaccgcggcggatatggttgttgccaaattctgg aaatacttcaagagggccgagggcaaggagaatgcatgcgatgatgtcctacaccagcttgcaaggaagagggtgactggcatgcactacgaggcacgtattcaatgcgtccgcgactggcacgccgaccgcttcgtccacatgagtaaggaggacgctcgcgacacgctcatgcagccgtggcagtacttgcaggtatttgcatttatgtgttattga
- the LOC139833888 gene encoding uncharacterized protein — protein MVMWWTCPQYLKKHEEGKAKRAEMQGGSHIQGSIPISLHLQKEEVRTGAKPNVFAVLKKMKQRKTPDPETGSVWVNPQSETQCTSYVSKFKQKYGEDANPEAEDFDPEVAVLAGEGLKHGRLWFGDGCVDPARVPSLRQIRRGRKSGQPEVEPRPRASDLAVERLREEMAAKEQAAQEQRAQMEQQILQYQQQQTQMMQQMQQQQQMMQQQQAQMSWLMSQTALSSPPGSLPPPPSSLPWMPPPPTHTPGTPITVNNMNIIRSMNLGESSCAQPATCTCSSVQYANANANVHSINLIDNMSQGNGDEAGGSGGGQ, from the exons atggtcatgtggtggacatgcccccagtacctcaagaagcacgaggagggcaaggcgaagcgggcagagatgcaaggtggatcgcatatccaaggcagcatccccatctctcttcacctgcagaaggag gaagtcaggacaggagcgaagcctaacgtctttgccgtgctaaagaagatgaagcaaaggaagacgcctgatcctgagacggggtccgtgtgggttaacccgcaatccgagacccagtgcacgtcgtatgtctccaagttcaagcagaagtacggcgaggacgccaatccagaggccgaggactttgaccctgaggtcgcggtgcttgcgggagaaggcttgaagcatggccgcctatggtttggtgacgggtgcgtcgacccagcgagggttccctctctccgccagatccgtcgtggtcgtaagagcggccagcctgaggtagagccccggccacgggcttcggatctagctgtcgagcggttacgg gaggagatggcagcgaaggagcaggcggcccaggagcaaagggcgcagatggagcagcagattctgcagtaccagcagcagcagacacagatgatgcagcagatgcaacagcagcagcagatgatgcagcagcagcaggcacagatgagctggctgatgagccagacggctctgtcttctccaccggggagtcttcctcctccaccttcctccctgccgtggatgccgccaccgcccactcataccccggggacacctatcaccgtcaacaacatgaacatcatccggagcatgaacctcggtgagtcctcttgtgcccaacccgctacttgtacttgttcaagtgttcaatatgcaaatgcaaatgcaaatgttcaTTCCATCAACCTTATAGATAATATGTCACAAGGAAATGGcgatgaggccggcggaagcggaggaggacaataa